The region TGAAATAATTCAAGGAGGAATTATTATGTCGCTCGTAATTAATCACAACATGATGGCCATGAATGCTAACCGTAACCTTGGTGCTGCTTATGATAGTCTTGGGGTCTCAACCCGCAGATTGTCATCCGGACTTCGTGTCGGAACAGCCGCAGATGACGCAGCGGGTCTCGCAATTCGCGAACTTATGCGTGCTGATGTTAAGACTTTGAACCAGGGTATTCGTAACGCTAACGATGCTATCTCCATGATCCAGACCGCTGATGGCGCTCTTGGTGTCATTGATGAAAAGTTGATCCGCATGAAGGAACTTGCAACTCAGGCAGCTACCGGTACTTATAACTCTGACCAGCGCCTTATTATCGACTCTGAATATCAGGCAATGGCTTCAGAAATTACTCGTATCGCTAATGCAACTGACTTCAACGGGATTCATCTTCTTAATGGTAACTTATCAGGTGCAAACTCTGCTCATAATGGTAACGGAATTACTTCTACAGGTCCTGTTAAGGTCCATTTCGGTTCAGGTAATGATAGTGCGGAAGATTATTACTACGTATCTATCAATACTTCTACCGCTTCTGCCCTTGGTGTCGGACTTGCAGCTAATAACTCCATCTCCACACAGGCTCTGGCTCAGCAGTCCCTTGATAAGTTGAATAATGCGATCATATCCAAGGATAAGATCCGTGCAAATCTAGGTGCTCTCCAGAACAGACTGGAAAATACTATTACCAACCTCTCGGTTCAGGCTGAAAACGTTCAGGCTTCAGAGTCACGCATCTCTGATGTCGACGTTGCGACTGAAATGACTGAGTTCACTAAAAACCAGATCTTAACTCAGGCAGCAGTAGCAATGCTTGGACAGGCTAACGGTATGCCTAGACTAGCAATGCAGCTC is a window of Desulfovibrio sp. UCD-KL4C DNA encoding:
- a CDS encoding flagellin, whose amino-acid sequence is MSLVINHNMMAMNANRNLGAAYDSLGVSTRRLSSGLRVGTAADDAAGLAIRELMRADVKTLNQGIRNANDAISMIQTADGALGVIDEKLIRMKELATQAATGTYNSDQRLIIDSEYQAMASEITRIANATDFNGIHLLNGNLSGANSAHNGNGITSTGPVKVHFGSGNDSAEDYYYVSINTSTASALGVGLAANNSISTQALAQQSLDKLNNAIISKDKIRANLGALQNRLENTITNLSVQAENVQASESRISDVDVATEMTEFTKNQILTQAAVAMLGQANGMPRLAMQLIGG